The Numenius arquata chromosome 11, bNumArq3.hap1.1, whole genome shotgun sequence genomic interval CCTGGCTTCTGCCCTTTTGGTTGTAAAAGAACAAACTTTCATCTCTGTTGCTGTGTGGCACAGCCAGAAGAGGGGAGCTGTGAATCAGGAGTACTGCGTCAGCTCTGCCTTTCGGTTCTCTGGCTCACGGCGGCCTGCCTCTAAATACTGCTCGCTGGTATATTTAGATGTACTgaaatgctaaaagaaaaaaaaaaaaaaaaagaagaaagatgtttACCCTTACATCCTGGCATAACTTTAAATACACACTGGGTGAAGCAACGCAATTTAAGATGACCAATCCCCAGCAGTCCCAGATTTATCCTGCTTTATGCTGCCCTCCAGCCTGCCagggaaagagaaacaaattcTACACGTCAAGTTCATGCAACAGCATCAGCTCCCAGAGTTTCCCAGGGCACTAACTCCCTCAGAAATCATTCTTGGAAAGTaataaaattcagattatttATCCAAGCTATTGCAACGCTTGCTTGGAGCTATTAAAATCTGTCTGACACTGCTATGCTCAGAGGATCAAAGTGGCTGTATCTTCAAGATAAATACATATTTAGGCAATTTATTAAAGCCCGTTTCTCTGTTGCCTCTTGGCGCCAAAGCCAAATCTATAATAGCTGTTTTCTGGAAAATCTTCTTAGCGCAGCCCGACTCCTCATTTGCTGTTTGGCTGTGAGGTTGCATCCACGGCCATCTGCTGTTTGGTAGTTGGCAGGTGGGGAACGCACATCTTAAAAATCCTTGCTTTGACTTTCCATTACAAAGAAAGGGCTCTTAAGAGCTTGTATACAGCATTTGAGACCAAGAATCTGTCTGCTCTCGGTTACAATTCTATTACGGCTGTAGAGCCGAGGGACGCAGCTGTGTTGTGCTAAGGGAGAAAGGTCCGCGTTTTATTTGGCTTTGTCGGAGGCGGGACCTGCTTTCCGGGAGGCTGAGGAGGGTCTCCTTTTAACAACTGCCTGAAATGACTAAAGGCTCTGTTGTCTTTAGCACCGCGTGATTCCCGAGTCACGTACAACAGTGCTGCCAATTCTTCGTTTCTGCTTATGACAGCTGcctctttctcttgctctctcctgACTGCTTTTAAACAAGTGCAGATGTTATAACAACTTGACTACGTGCTTTCCTATAGAGCTTTGGTGAGGGTGTTTTTtcaagcagggagcagaggagctgcctGACCCCAGCTGACACCTCTGCAGGAATCTCCAGCCAGACCAGAGCCAGCTCTGACGCTGTAGTCCTGGGGAGCAAGCCAGGCGTCACTCACAGGGTGATGCTGCGAGATGCTCCCAAAAGTTATGAGCCACCACTGTGCGGTGCCAAATGTGGCTGCAGCGTTTAACTTATTATCACATCCTCTGGGTTCAGAGAAATGTCACagctcatgaaaaaaaatcaaatccttccCTCGACAGCAGTGGATGCAGAAATCATTCTGCCTCATCTCgctcagggggctgggagggctggggaagtATTTCTCCTGGACCACAGAAGCAGTGGTGCGGTGACATTTGGCAGGATTTGGGACCTGGGGGTGGTGAACTGCTTCCCTTTGCCTGCCACCTTCTGTCCACATCATCCGTGCTGTGGTTCACCTGCCTGCAaagccctgctgccaccagccgaGTCCTGCCAGCCAGGCCACGAGCATCAGCCACAGTAGCCCAGCTCGGACCTAGTGACCTGCTCCACGTTGCAGTGGCATCGCCTGGCCGGCCACGGCGGGCTGAGCCATCTCAGCTGCCCCAGTTCTTCCTCGCTGTTGCCCCCGTTATGGttctgagaaacccacaacaatttattgttgtttagacaattattctatcacctgatgagccctccccacccgggaaggggaataatggacaaacaaggaaacatgagggttgaaatataaatagatttaatatggtaagactaaataattaacattaataatactaaagaactagtattgatcccgataccaatataaaaagTACAAGGactatactcagcccattccaccagcaggaagctgtgcactcccagcaggggacagccaaTGAGGGACACTGAGAGcactgtggcttcgggaggaacggaagggctcaggggtccggcactagggcaagaagttctctggactgctgccatcaagggagagagagcactatgcagcaaactttctaatttatattgaatatgacgttcatggcatgaaataatcctgttggccagcctgggtcaagtgcccgggtctcactccCCCTCATGCCTGCActtggcaaggctcgaaaacactgagaccttgaatgccacatagcctagctggatggaaagtaaatatttttatgaattcagacactagagtcttctaaaggTGCAGTTTTCGCAAGCATTAGAAATTACTCCTGTATTGCTCAAATTAGGACATCCCAAAATCCCTAAGGTGGGTAAGAGGGGATATAGTGACACTTGCAAGCACGGTTTATCTCACAGGCGAAGGGCAACTGTCATGCCCCAGCCTGTGGTGTGTTCCCAGCCCAACGCAGCTTCCCCAAGAGCAGGAACTCGCGTGGAAGTGTCAGAACAACAGTCTCAAATGCTACAGGGGCAAGGTGTTTAAGGGCGACCCTATGTCCAGCAGCAAAGGCTGAGCTGCTGCTCGGGTGGAGGAGAAAAAGCACCAAGAGCTGTTAATTGCTGTGGGAGGCTGTCCTGGCTGAGAAGCAGGAAGGGAACACCATGTGTTCGAACAAGCAGAGTCCCGCCAGCTAAGCCAACTCTGCCCAAGGGCCAGCAGCTTGCTGGCTGCAAGTCACCTGCATGAAGCAGTTTCCCAGActgctctgcctccttttctgcacATTTGGTCCGTGCTTGGATCAGAGAGAACCTCTGGTGACATCTCCGTGCAGCTTTAGGATGCTACTGATAGCGATGCCCAGCCGCTCCTCCGTTTGTCGATGGGTGCTCCGGCCCTAGGCCCTGCCTGCGGCCCATGCCCggccggggggctgcagggcggcctgggggaggggaaggggagcgtTGGGGAGCCTCACCTCAGCAAGGAGAGGGTACTGGGAGTACTGGTACTGCTGCAGTCAGACCAGTCCGCTCGGGGAGGCCCATGGCGCTGTTGGGCCACGTTCGCGGGCCGCCGGGTCCCTCTGCTGCCCAGCGGCCGAAGCGCCGCCGCTGCCGTGGCTGGAGGAGAGCTGCCGCCCGGGGAGCACGaacccgccgccccccccccccccccgcagccgccgGGTTTGGGCTGCACGGGAAATTACAGTGAAAAAAGCTTTAAGGGAGTGAGACGGAGTGAAAgacctggctggggaggggggggagtgcgcagggctcccccctcctccccgtcaGGGCGCAGCGGCCTCGGCACTCTCTGAGGGGCACGGCCTGGGCCTGCCCGGCACCGGGCTGCCGCTGGAGCCCGAAGGAGGtcggggagcaggggctgcccgGGCTGGGTCTGGGGGAGGCCGCCGCCGCGCTCCTGTCACCGCCGCCATCTCGGGGAGAGGacagggcgggcggcggggcgttGCCTCGGCGCTCGGCTGGTCGGCCTGGCCGGGCTTGGCTCGGCTTTCGCCTGGTCGGCCTGGCGCGGCTGGCCTCGGCGCTCGGCTGGTCGGCCTGGCGCGGCTGGCCTCGGCGCTCGGCTGGTCGGCctggcgcggcgcggcgcggcccggcggcaGCGCGGAACGGCAGGGTGCGGGGtggagcggagcggcggggcccggcgggatGGTGAAGCTGACGGCGGAGCTGATCGAGCAGGCGGCGCAGTACACCAACGCCGTCCGCGATCGCGAGCTCGACCTGCGCGGTACGGGGGCCCGGCGGGGCTCTAACGGCGGGggggggcctgcgctgggggtgTGGGGGCGGGTGGCGTGGAGGCGTTGCGGCCTGTACCgggaagggggctggggggggcggaaAGGGCTGAGGCTTGTGGGGCCTGCACCGGGAggaggggcggcgggaggccgggGGGGAAGGTTTCTGGAGGGGCCTGCAGTGGCCAAGGGGCTTGGGGGGCGGTTAAAGGGACTGCAGTGGGAGGGGAACCTGGGGGTGGTAATGGAATGGGATAGAATGGAAGGGAAATTCGGGGTGAAGTGTCGGAGGAGCCTGCGGTGGTGGGGCTGAGGCACAAGAGGGATGTGCCGGAAAGGGCCAAGGGGCTGCGTACAGGGAGGGAGTTGGAGTGCTGgctgagagggaggaagagggatgCTTGGCGAAGGCTGCGGGGGTGGTTGGCTTTGTGGGGGAGAGTCTGGTCTGCGTGTGATGGGGAGGAGAGTTGTTCCCAAGGTGTTTTGACTGAGACTATCTGCATCCTCAGTCCATCCAGATACGCCTCCTACGCACTGTCTCTGCCTGTGTTCCGCTCCCTCGTGGGCACCATCTGATTTCTGTCTTGCACTCTTTCCCCAGGCTATAAAATCCCTGTTATTGAGAATTTGGGTGCCACTCTGGACCAGTTTGATGCAATTGATTTCTCTGACAATGAGATCCGTAAACTGGATGGGTTCCCTCTGTTGAGAAGGCTGAAAACTCTTCTGATGAATAACAATAGGATTTGGTAAGGGGTTGTATTTTGATGAGATGGGGACCCTGGGGCAGATGAAAATGCTCTTGGGAGAGATGTGTGCATGCGTCTTTCAGTGCTGGGTAGGTGTAGAAGTGTttgttttatgggaaaaaaaaaaatcagcactgaaTACTGCTTAGGCCCTCTTTAAGTTGCCTGACTTCTCACTGCATTGTCCCAGGTCAGTCATCATTTTTCAGACAGGACAACGAGATGCAGAGTTTGAAATTTGACCGGAACTTTGGATTTCAGTAACCATCCCCATAAAGACAAGAAAATGGGGATACCTGCAAGTGAATGAACATAAATCCCATATTGTATCTAATACTCTTATAGTGACGGCTGGTATTTATTGCCAGCTTTATTAGAAAATGTATTGTAGGAGTTGCTAACCCAAACTTCTGCCAGTGTCAGACTGGGTTGTTTTACAGGAAGATCCTCTATGTTATTGTATTTCTGTGTGTCTTTTCACCATTGCTAATTTCAGGTGTAAATTAAACCTTTGGTTTTTGTTCTTCTTTAGCCGGATTGGTGAAAGCCTTGAGCAGGCTCTGCCCAGCCTGACGGAGCTCATTCTTACCAACAACAACATTGCTGAATTGGTAAGCTATCGATGCGGGATAAACCTAAACAAGCTTAAATTTGTGTTTGCCATCTTTCTAATCAACCTTTTTCCTGAGATGAGTGTCATATGCTTTTGGTAGTAGTTGATACTGCTCATCTTTCTAatgagccttttttctttctctttagagTAGTACCATTTGGGTTTGCTGGTAGTTAGTGGTGTAGATTTTTTAATGGAACATAATTTGCAGCATGCAATGGAACAGCAGCCACGAAGTCTTAGTGATTTTACTGTTAAACTAATTGCAGTAATTCTGATTGGTCTCTAAAACAGATATGAGTTCAGgaactttgttttcaaatgtttgatTGTCACTAAACGGActtacaaatcatagaatcattcaggttggaaaagacccttgggattattgagtccaaccatcaaccccactctacaaagttttccCCTGCACCATATCTCCCAACACCAAATGCTTACTGTGTTCTCATTATATAGGGTGAACTGGATCCGTTATCAACTATTAAATCGCTGACTTACCTGAGGTATGTCGTCTTGCAAAGTAAAGctgctctttttctgcttttcaaactcTGCTGCTGGCCTGGCTCTTTGCTTTGATCTGGAATGCTCTCCTTTTTAAGAGCTGTGACAGATTCTTTATGCTTAAAAATTGAATTGATAATCAAAATTCCCACTACACTTCAGCAATACAGGTTTTATATTCCTGACACTGTTGGACCATTGAGATGTAACATCTCCATAAACCAATATGCAAGGATTGAAGTAACTTTAACCTTTAAAAACCTAAAAACTAAAGGTTTAAACTGTTGttacaaaatactttaaaacacgTGTAAACAACGACTTTTCAGTAATGTTACGTTTCATGCaagggacaaaaaaagaaaagcaatttgtcCTATGATTTTTTGGTTGATCAGTGTCCAGGTAGGGAATGTGATGGTTGagttatttgttggttttttttaatattttgaggtTGTTCTTTATGTTGGTCCTCATTAAAATCTACTTAATTGATAAAATAAAGTGCAAGTTTTTTACTATAGTTTTCATAGTATCAGAGAACACTGTCACTAGGCTTATTTAATAGTGTTATTTGTTGTTAGTTATAGCAGAAGGTACATGAATGCATTTTAAGTATATTAATGTATTGcagtatatttgaaaatattttcaatattaagAATCTTTTTATAACCTTAATTTACTTTGTAGCATTTTAAGGAACCCTGTAACAAATAAGAAGCATTACAGATTATATGTGATCCACAAAGTTCCCCAGGTCAGAGTCCTGGATTTTCAGAAAGTGAAACTCAAAGTAAGTCTACTTGCTTCTGATTCAGCACAAgataaataccttttttcttattACAGTCTTGAAAATTCAGTGGTAACTTGACCTTTTTGCCATAATTGTAAATTTTATCAAAACTGTCTATCATAAGTGGTTCTAAAACATGCTCTTTGTTGTCTTTCATGGTTTCATTCTGTTAAGGAAATAGTCTGTTTAATTGAGTTTTACTACCTGTGTTTGTTTAGTCTGATTCTTTTCTGGCCCTCTGGTGTTGGTAGAAAGACAAACCTCTAGGGAAGTTAATAAGCAATCACAGCAGAACTCTGCTCTCAGTGAAGATGAGTGTGGGAAAGAGTTCTTACttttcacagaattgtccaggttggaagggacctttaagatcatctagtccaatcatcagcctgataaaaaacccatcactaaaccatgtcactaagcactatgtcaacccgtcttaaatacctccagggatggtgcctcaaccacttccctgggcagcccattccaaggcttaataaccctttcagtgtaaatttttttcccaatatccaatctgaacctcccctggcgcaacttgaggctgtttcctcttgtcctatcgcctgttccttgggagaagagaccgacccccccctggctataccctcttttcagggagttgaagagagcgagaaggtctcccctcagcctccttttctccaggctgaacacccccagctccctcagcctctcctcataagacttattctccagacccctcaagagctttgttgcccttctctggacccgctccagcacctcgatgtcttttttgtgggaaggggcctgaaactggacacagcactcaaggtggggcctcaccagtgcccagtacagggggacgatcacctcccaagtcctgctcaccacgctgttcctgatacaggccaggatgctgttggccttcttggccaccttggcactctgctggctcgtgttcagccggctgtccaccaacacccccaggtccttttctgccaggcagctccagccactctgccccaaggctgTAGCGCTCCTCGGGGTTGTTGtgtcccaagtgcaggacccagcacttggccttgttgaacctgaaCGTTTTAAGAGCATTCGGTTGATACATCCTGGGTCTGTGCATTTGGGGGATGTTTATGTTGTTACGTCTGGTTTCCACCTACCAATGTTCACTGATGAAGATGAGCCAAAGCCTCTTTCTTTGCAAGGACAGAAGCTTTGCAAAATGCAATGTTCTAAAATTAACTTTGTGTGTGTGGTATCGCTGTAGGAGCgacaggaggcagagaaaatgttCAAGGGCAAACGGGGTGCACAGCTTGCAAAGGATATTGCCAGGAGAACAAAAACgtaagataaaaaaaaccaaatttacACTGGcattctccttcagaaacaccactctCTTTTGTGTGCTATTAGGCAGTAAACTGCAATATCGATTACTGGCAGGATGCCTTAAAAGCTTCGGTAGCCAGAAGTGCCTTGTCCAAGCATCCCGATTTTTGGATGGTGGTGAATAcatctcagaaatatttttgaaagagagATTTGGTCAGGGTGGGTTGATTTAAGCCAACAAGCAGGAAaccttaattttgctttttttcttctggttgtttAACTGCAGAGAGTTGGCcattgtttattttgctgttgtttttttttttccctagataaTTGGTAACTAAAACTCTCTGTTTTCCCAGGCAATACAAACTGTAAAATCTGCTGTTATTAGGAGGATAAATGCAGATGAAAATCTTTAGTTAAGCTATTACAAATATATGTTTATTTAGTTTAATTCTGAAGTGATACGTTGTGTGTTCTGTTTAATCCTTCATCAACCTGTTCCGAAATCAGAATTTGGATCACGTATGGCAACAGCATTTCCAGATTcatagtttaataaaaaaatatcttgaatgCATTTAGTGTTTATAATAGGTGGACTCCGGTTCTAGTTTATGAGTGGAAAGGGGTTCAAGTCTGTGATAGAACAAGTAGGTGATTGAACTTAAAAAGCTCAATAAATCTACGAAGAAAATCTTTTTATGGCTGCAAAAGAGGTTGCTGGGTCAGCACTCAGGAAATTCTTTCCAGCTGATTACATCCACGTTCACAGACTACagacttttgtttttcttaaagcagcagcaactaacctttttcttttgagtGCTAAGATTACATCCAGTCTAGTGTAGGCTTTATTTCAGGCTGTTATAATATCATATTAGACATATAAGAACAGGAGACCCAATTTCAGTTACTCTGTTTATCCACCCTGCTTTTGTAATGACGACAGACCACCTGAGTGTTCAACAACATCCAAATCGAACAGCTTTTGTCAACTGCTTCATTTATAAAAGTTAAGCTCTGCCTCTCTTTATGAGCAGatgaaaagggagggaggaggggggacggATGGGACAGCGAGGACAAGTtgctggtgtttctgaaggagacaACTCTTCACTGTATCAGTTTGTTAACAAAGATAAGATACTACACTTGATTGAATGAAATGCTTCCAAACCTAGTTTGGGAGTTAGAGAAGCACATACTCTTCTGAGGGTGTAACgggtctctattttttttcctttgaagcttCAATCCAGGTGCTGGTTTGCCAACTGACAAAAAGAAAGCTGGGCCTTCCCCAGGGGACGTTGAGGCAATTAAGGTAAATCTGTCAGGACAGCACACGTGGGCAAAAGCGGAGGAGAAGAACTCTTGTGAAACTGAACAAATGTTTCCTTCCTCCTGGCAGCCCCCGACTCTGTTCAGACGAACAGAACGGCGGGTCCTACCTTTGGTTTAGgtgctttttctgtaatttttcgtCTGTTACGATATACCTGGTTTTTGAGATCTTAAATGAAATCTTGGTCTGAGCTTAGAGCTCTCCCAGGATAGAGCGGCTTGTTTAATAAGAGGGGGAAGTAAGGTGGTGCTTTGTCATTTGTAGAACTTTTTTGAGGAACTTTCTGTAGAGGCTTAGCTTCACTTAACTGGGAAAAATCTTCTAAACAGACTGAAATACTGTATGTGAAGATTCATCGTGctcttttgtctgttttccagACTGCTATAGCAAATGCCACGACTCTGGCTGAAGTGGAGCGACTGAAAGGCTTACTACAGGCCGGACAGATCCCGGGCAGAGAACGAAAATCAGgtcactgcactttttttttttatacttttgtttCCCAAACAGAATCAATCTCTCTCTTCATTGCTTCATGCTCCTTTGCGTGATCTCAGTAGGGAGCGATGCTGGGCGGGCCAAACAGTTGGGGAGttggaaaaaaacttttaaaattagtgTAATTTTATAGACTGGATAATTGAGACTTTAAGACTCTGCAATCGGCATATTGGCCGCCTGGCCTCTGGGGTGCAGTTCAGGGCTGTTACACCTGGGCTCCTTCCAGAGCAAGGTGCCAAACCTCAGCCCCAGGTGCTTCGCTTTATTGCCCAACTCCAAACAGTTCATCCcaactacttaaaaaaaataaaaaaaaaaccaaacaaccctgaGATTTATCACAAAGTATATCTggctttggttggttgttgtgAGCGTTAGCGACTCAGATGGGGGTACAGGAGCGTCTCTGTGATCCGAGAGGTCTGTGTGTGGATGAATCTTGACCGCAGGCTGGCAATATCccctctttttttatatattacagCTAcgttgatattatttttttctgccgtGTTTTATAGTTCACGTTATTACTGTCCCTCTTCAGAGGGGTGAGAATTAACACTGCCCCGGTGGCAAAGAGAACTGATGTTTGCAGTAACCCCTGATGTCTCCTTCCAGGCCCCTCGGAGGAGGCTGAGGAAGAAATGGAGGAAGACGCAGTTCCCAACGGATCCTAGGCCCGGGCCCGCCGCCTCTCCCCGCAGGGGGAAtggcgccggccccgccgcgggcagctcccccccccccttccccgcaccCTGTCCTTGTGCATTTCGGCCTTCAATAAACGAacgtttctttttcttcccctggtgCGGCCTCTCCGGCTCCGGCCCGGCTTCTGAGGGGCCGCCGtggcggcgggagggggaggaGCCGTTTCTGCACACCTTGATTGGCCCACTCACGCCCCTTCCCTCGTCTCATTGGCCGGTATTGCCATGACGTAATCCTCTTTACTCGCTGCCAATTGGTCGGTGATGGGTAGCCTCGCGTCCTGGTTGGGTCTTAGCTCCCGAGGTGGCAGTAGACGAGGAGGGCGGTGATTGGCGCAGCCTGGGGGGCGCGCGGGGCGGCTCCCGGACGtgaggcagcggcggcggcgggcgatgGAGCTGGAGGGCGGCGAGCCCGCGGCGGGCCCAGGGCAGGCGGCGCTGGGCCGGGGCGGCCTCGAGGTCCTGCAGCACACGGGTGAGGGGCCGGGGGGCGGTCCGGTCGGCGGGGAAGCCAGGAAGGGCGGGCAGGGCGGGCGGAGGAGCGGCGGggtggaaggcgggggggggggggggggcagacagACTCGGCCTGTCCGCTGAGGAGAGGGCCCGGGTCCCGGCCGGGCGTTCTCGCCTCCTGGCTTGGCGGGTTCCCTCCCCCGCAGCTCTCCTCTTACCTACGGCTTGTCCCCGTCCCAGTGGGCTCCCTGCTGTCCAGCTATGGCTGGTACATCCTCCTGGCCGCTGTCGCCATCTATCTCCTCATCCAGAAGATATCCCAGGGGCTGGCGGCCCGGCAGAGCGGCCAGCCGGGAGCAGCTGACGCAGCTGTGGGTGAGTAAATCTTTGCTCTTCAGAGCTGAACGGGCTGGTGCTGGTGTCGCTTTTAGGTTCCTACTAGCGCTCCGCAGTCGTGATGTCTGACAGCTGCTCAGATCCACATATACatagtctttatttaaaaacatccAAAAAGAAATCTAGTTCCCACTAGCACTCCGCAGTCGTGATGTCTGACAGCTGCTCAGATCTGCACACACatagtctttatttaaaaacatccAAAAAGAAATCCCATTCCAAGGGATTTTAATGGTGAGCAACGCTCAGGATAACTTTAGGCCCGTGAGAGCGTACAGATCGTGCTACTGAAGAGATCGCTGGGTAAAGGTTGGACCAGGACAAGTTTTTAGAAGGTTGTGTCAAGGAAGGATTGTGTCCCAAAGTACtgtggctgggggaggaggagcggAGCATTGCAGAACAAGGGAATAGCCGGTCTTTGAGTGCAGAAGCTGAGAGAACCACCTGGTTCAAATGGGTTGTGGTCAGTTAACTTGCAGatttatcaaagaaaaacaaagcatccAAATCTAAAtccgggggaaaaaaaccttttgtttaataatatttttaattaacgTTCATCATCTCTCTCCTTTCAGTTATTCCTTCACACTTCCTGCTTAGGCAGGACTGTATACTTTTGGGGTGTGAGTGCCTCTCATCTGTGTTATCTTCTACAGTATGGCATAGGTTGTAAGTCTGACACAGTCATGATCCTGCCTCAGTTGGAGACTCGCTGCCGTAAAGCACAGACTATACTTATGTATCTGCCAAAACGATAAGTGCTTGGCGCTGATACCTTTGGCGTGTTGGTGTCGTACTACATGGGGCCCCAGAAAATATTACTCGCATGCCCTTATCCTACTGGTGTTCTTTTGTAATGCTAATTAAATCTTGATTTAATTGCCAAAATTTCCTATAAAATGAAGTTACTGAAAGTACTGAAATTTCTTTTACATATTAATCACTGGATGATAACAAACACAAGGAGACAAACAAGTGTAGAGATACTtcagctacaagaaaaaaaagagagcaatatTTGCCTTTgcttgaatattatttttcttttgacttctCCTAAAGGCCAGTCATGAAGAGAAGTGGTGACTCAATGTAGATTTTCTGAGACTGTCAGTTTTCTCTTGAGATACGCGTGATATTTGTAAGCCATTTCTCTGCTGACGGAGCATGTTAAATCTGCCACTGCTTCACTGCTGTAATGAAATGAGCAGGACCCATTGCCAGAAGGAGTAGGAGTGAATGTGGGCCGGTTGCCTCATACTTCTGCGTAAAAGAAGTTCTCTGGGTAAAAATGGAATCCCTGCAAAGCATGGAtgacatttctgaaattaattgTATCAAGCAAATCCTTCAGAAATAGAAGGAAGTATCCTATAgatgtgaattttaattttttatgggtTCATTATATTGGTGTCCTTATTCATTAAAATCCCATTAAAGGTAAgtgctctgaaaaaaatattaaaatgttatgAAATTTAAATCAGCATATTAATTACTGTAAAAGATTAGGTGGTAACTGAACTTGAGCTGTGATATTCTGCAgaacagctgcagggagagatgtgaGCCTTTCCTTATTGCAAATCTTTGAGGAGACCATGAAGAATTGATTTTGAATAGCTTTGCAAACTCTTTCCCAATTTCCTAGAACCTGATGTGGTGGTAAGAAGGCAGGAAGCTTTGGCAGCAGCTCGCCTCAGGATGCAAGAGGAGTTGAATGCGCAAGCAGAAagatacaaagaaaagcaaagacaggTAACCAGAGAGTGTGTCTTTAACTCATACATTTGTCATCGAGTACTTTGCTGCTGGTAGAGAAAGGTTTGTTCCGTGCTAGATGCCAGAAGAATAGGAGACTCATTCTCCTTTTGCTGGAATGTGGGTGGtagtcttttttcccctcctttactTGGGCTGCTTTTGATATAGTTTGATCCGTGGGGCAGTAACGAGCTGTAGGTGTCATGATGGGCCTCCAGTGATACAAGCACATACCTATAT includes:
- the SNRPA1 gene encoding U2 small nuclear ribonucleoprotein A' translates to MVKLTAELIEQAAQYTNAVRDRELDLRGYKIPVIENLGATLDQFDAIDFSDNEIRKLDGFPLLRRLKTLLMNNNRICRIGESLEQALPSLTELILTNNNIAELGELDPLSTIKSLTYLSILRNPVTNKKHYRLYVIHKVPQVRVLDFQKVKLKERQEAEKMFKGKRGAQLAKDIARRTKTFNPGAGLPTDKKKAGPSPGDVEAIKTAIANATTLAEVERLKGLLQAGQIPGRERKSGPSEEAEEEMEEDAVPNGS
- the SELENOS gene encoding selenoprotein S codes for the protein MELEGGEPAAGPGQAALGRGGLEVLQHTVGSLLSSYGWYILLAAVAIYLLIQKISQGLAARQSGQPGAADAAVEPDVVVRRQEALAAARLRMQEELNAQAERYKEKQRQLEEEKRRQKIAMWESMQEGKSYKGNLKLNQQEVESGASTSSAVPKSKPNKKPLRGGGYNPLSGEGGGTCSWRPGRRGPSAGG